In a genomic window of Streptomyces sp. SJL17-4:
- a CDS encoding GntR family transcriptional regulator yields MTALYVEIAEGLRRSILSGEYAVGARLPSESDLAARWAASRGTVRQAVALLTSEGLIGSRQGARRIVLRRERRHSFAELHSFAQWARVMGYRATSRFLHRERRTATPEEARRLVLPEGDGVLDVLRLRLLDGEPVMVERTAYAGWVAPTVEALPVDCASIMDSMAEEAGIIAHYGEHLIDAVPAGSDDARLLGVRRGSPLLRQRHLTSNPDGRPIEWTEDRYRAGSVTFNVSNSVGTAPLVRDPGSLLM; encoded by the coding sequence CGCCGTCGGAGCCCGCCTGCCCTCCGAGAGCGACCTCGCCGCCCGCTGGGCCGCCTCGCGCGGCACGGTACGCCAGGCCGTCGCCCTGCTCACCTCCGAAGGGCTCATCGGCTCACGCCAGGGGGCCCGCCGCATCGTCCTCCGCAGGGAGCGCCGGCACAGCTTCGCCGAGCTCCACAGCTTCGCCCAGTGGGCACGGGTCATGGGCTACCGGGCGACCAGTCGCTTCCTCCACCGGGAACGGCGTACGGCCACGCCCGAGGAGGCACGCCGGCTCGTCCTGCCGGAGGGCGACGGAGTCCTGGACGTCCTGCGCCTGCGTCTCCTGGACGGCGAACCCGTGATGGTGGAACGTACGGCGTACGCGGGCTGGGTCGCGCCCACGGTCGAGGCGCTGCCCGTCGACTGCGCCTCGATCATGGACAGCATGGCGGAGGAGGCCGGAATCATCGCCCACTACGGCGAGCACCTCATCGACGCCGTCCCCGCCGGCAGCGACGACGCCCGGCTCCTCGGGGTCCGCAGGGGAAGCCCGCTCCTGCGCCAGCGGCACCTGACCAGCAACCCGGACGGCCGCCCGATCGAATGGACCGAGGACCGCTACCGTGCGGGCAGTGTGACGTTCAACGTGAGCAACTCGGTGGGGACGGCGCCGCTCGTGCGGGACCCGGGCTCGCTGCTGATGTGA